A part of Capsicum annuum cultivar UCD-10X-F1 chromosome 6, UCD10Xv1.1, whole genome shotgun sequence genomic DNA contains:
- the LOC107873359 gene encoding ABC transporter I family member 6, chloroplastic isoform X1, which translates to MAIFSPSCSSTSPFVSSKNSPLPNINSFRSHRRNFPRVRFTLRVKAAMSVESPSSSATDRGDDSPKVLLEVKDLSAVIAESKQQILKGVNLTVRQGEVHAVMGKNGSGKSTFAKVLVGHPDYEITGGSVSFKGENLLEMEPEERSLAGLFMSFQSPVAIPGVSNIDFLNMAYNAQRRKLGLPELGPIEVLPILDNSHVQFYGYIALKLELVNMKIDFLNRNVNEGFSGGERKRNEILQLAVLGADLAILDEIDSGLDVDALRDVAKAVNGLLSPKNSVLMITHYLRLLEFITPTYIHIMENGRIVKTGDISIAKVLEKEGYKAISGA; encoded by the exons ATGGCCATTTTCAGTCCGTCTTGTTCTTCTACTTCCCCATTTGTCTCCTCCAAAAATTCGCCGTTACCTAACATCAATTCGTTCCGTTCTCACCGCCGTAATTTTCCCCGAGTTCGGTTCACTCTCAGAGTTAAAGCCGCCATGAGTGTCGAGTCTCCATCGTCTTCCGCTACCGACCGCGGTGATGACTCGCCGAAGGTTTTACTTGAAGTGAAAGACCTCTCTGCTGTCATAGCCGAGTCAAAGCAACAAATTCTCAAAGGCGTTAACCTCACTGTCCGCCAAGGCGAG GTACACGCTGTAATGGGTAAGAATGGTTCTGGAAAGAGCACCTTTGCCAAG GTTCTTGTTGGGCATCCAGATTATGAAATTACAGGAGGCAGTGTGTCATTCAAAGGCGAGAATCTACTTGAGATGGAACCTGAGGAAAGATCACTTGCTGGTCTTTTTATGAGCTTCCAGTCCCCAGTTGCCATACCTGGAGTAAGCAATATTGACTTTCTGAATATGGCGTATAATGCTCAAAGGAGGAAACTTGGACTGCCAGAGCTGGGACCAATTGAG GTACTTCCAATCTTGGATAATTCTCATGTGCAGTTTTACGGGTACATTGCCCTGAAGCTTGAACTTGTCAACATGAAGATAGACTTCTTGAACAGAAATGTAAATGAAGGATTCAGTGGTGGAGAAAGGAAGCGCAATGAGATTCTGCAACTAGCG GTTCTAGGGGCTGACTTGGCAATATTGGATGAGATCGATTCTGGTTTAGATGTCGACGCACTTCGAGACGTAGCAAAGGCAGTAAATGGACTTCTATCGCCAAAGAATTCAGTGTTGATGATTACTCATTACTTACGATTATTAGAATTCATCACGCCGACCTATATCCATATCATG GAGAACGGGAGAATCGTGAAGACTGGAGACATATCAATAGCTAAAGTTCTGGAGAAAGAAGGCTACAAAGCAATTTCTGGCGCATGA
- the LOC107873359 gene encoding ABC transporter I family member 6, chloroplastic isoform X2 — protein MAIFSPSCSSTSPFVSSKNSPLPNINSFRSHRRNFPRVRFTLRVKAAMSVESPSSSATDRGDDSPKVLLEVKDLSAVIAESKQQILKGVNLTVRQGEVHAVMGKNGSGKSTFAKVLVGHPDYEITGGSVSFKGENLLEMEPEERSLAGLFMSFQSPVAIPGVSNIDFLNMAYNAQRRKLGLPELGPIEFYGYIALKLELVNMKIDFLNRNVNEGFSGGERKRNEILQLAVLGADLAILDEIDSGLDVDALRDVAKAVNGLLSPKNSVLMITHYLRLLEFITPTYIHIMENGRIVKTGDISIAKVLEKEGYKAISGA, from the exons ATGGCCATTTTCAGTCCGTCTTGTTCTTCTACTTCCCCATTTGTCTCCTCCAAAAATTCGCCGTTACCTAACATCAATTCGTTCCGTTCTCACCGCCGTAATTTTCCCCGAGTTCGGTTCACTCTCAGAGTTAAAGCCGCCATGAGTGTCGAGTCTCCATCGTCTTCCGCTACCGACCGCGGTGATGACTCGCCGAAGGTTTTACTTGAAGTGAAAGACCTCTCTGCTGTCATAGCCGAGTCAAAGCAACAAATTCTCAAAGGCGTTAACCTCACTGTCCGCCAAGGCGAG GTACACGCTGTAATGGGTAAGAATGGTTCTGGAAAGAGCACCTTTGCCAAG GTTCTTGTTGGGCATCCAGATTATGAAATTACAGGAGGCAGTGTGTCATTCAAAGGCGAGAATCTACTTGAGATGGAACCTGAGGAAAGATCACTTGCTGGTCTTTTTATGAGCTTCCAGTCCCCAGTTGCCATACCTGGAGTAAGCAATATTGACTTTCTGAATATGGCGTATAATGCTCAAAGGAGGAAACTTGGACTGCCAGAGCTGGGACCAATTGAG TTTTACGGGTACATTGCCCTGAAGCTTGAACTTGTCAACATGAAGATAGACTTCTTGAACAGAAATGTAAATGAAGGATTCAGTGGTGGAGAAAGGAAGCGCAATGAGATTCTGCAACTAGCG GTTCTAGGGGCTGACTTGGCAATATTGGATGAGATCGATTCTGGTTTAGATGTCGACGCACTTCGAGACGTAGCAAAGGCAGTAAATGGACTTCTATCGCCAAAGAATTCAGTGTTGATGATTACTCATTACTTACGATTATTAGAATTCATCACGCCGACCTATATCCATATCATG GAGAACGGGAGAATCGTGAAGACTGGAGACATATCAATAGCTAAAGTTCTGGAGAAAGAAGGCTACAAAGCAATTTCTGGCGCATGA